A region of Solibacillus isronensis DNA encodes the following proteins:
- a CDS encoding HIT family protein gives MACIFCEGIEETQILLQTENYKVVLDIDPIQSGHLLIISKQHFMDIRELSDSLILELFKLQKRIINIFEKHFLVDGVSVFQNNGTIMDEGTHFHIHLIPRYKGDDFWTNQKVNCRPILIPELVKQLQNERE, from the coding sequence ATGGCCTGTATATTTTGTGAAGGAATTGAAGAGACACAAATACTACTGCAAACAGAAAATTATAAAGTGGTTTTAGACATAGATCCAATCCAGTCTGGTCATTTACTAATTATATCGAAACAGCATTTTATGGATATCCGTGAACTTTCTGATTCATTAATTCTGGAGCTATTCAAGCTTCAGAAACGGATTATTAATATATTTGAAAAGCACTTTTTGGTAGACGGGGTAAGCGTTTTTCAAAATAACGGCACGATTATGGATGAGGGAACTCATTTTCATATCCATCTCATCCCTCGATATAAAGGAGATGACTTTTGGACAAATCAGAAGGTCAACTGCCGCCCTATATTGATTCCAGAACTTGTGAAGCAGCTTCAAAATGAAAGGGAGTGA
- a CDS encoding VanZ family protein, translating to MDFKRIIDELLPILPIASIVAFVIIGMTYFIYTLYRKRGGSIKVSFSQFSALFLLFGWIVVVMVLTTFSRGANFEGWVNFRLFSDYINAWHQWSLSEMQLIIFNMLMFAPLGFLLPLLGKRTRRFVPVFLISLTVTLGIEFIQMFTRRGIFELNDLLHNTIGSVAGYLLMRAIQDVLELRKIKLQSFWKALCIPVIFTVLFTGAMIIYNLKELGNLSIRPVHLQNMNQVEIELNTELKKDEDTVSLYYSEQIHNLDYGKDVAAVLQSSFNLSQKGSIRKDGYNRIWYLSNNSGNELIFNYNLKSGTWGMFPENYETISMTEEELNSYREYYEDWLLSSGLLAKKANFSTQDNNTLRWDMKQSVNNIAFEDKDFFEGFIMLIPSQMNQLPIDVFYDMKENVFVREVQIISPSQAYEEILNGNFYMYNNLNEGDKLIVNDYELDYIYDSKGYYQPVYKFTGLVNDQHWEALIPAIID from the coding sequence TTGGATTTTAAAAGGATTATCGATGAATTACTACCGATTTTGCCAATAGCATCAATTGTGGCATTCGTAATAATTGGAATGACGTATTTTATCTATACTCTCTATCGAAAACGAGGCGGGAGTATAAAAGTATCATTTAGTCAATTTAGTGCTTTATTTTTACTATTTGGCTGGATTGTTGTTGTGATGGTTTTAACAACATTCAGCAGGGGAGCAAATTTTGAAGGCTGGGTTAATTTCCGACTGTTTAGCGATTATATAAATGCCTGGCATCAATGGTCTCTTAGTGAAATGCAACTGATAATTTTCAATATGTTAATGTTTGCACCTCTTGGGTTTCTGTTACCGTTACTCGGAAAAAGGACACGTCGGTTTGTTCCGGTTTTTCTTATTTCGCTAACTGTTACACTGGGCATAGAATTTATTCAGATGTTCACTCGCAGAGGAATATTTGAATTAAATGATCTACTGCACAACACAATTGGAAGTGTTGCGGGATACCTTTTAATGCGTGCAATTCAAGATGTGTTAGAGCTTCGGAAAATAAAGCTTCAGTCGTTTTGGAAAGCTTTATGTATACCAGTCATTTTTACAGTGCTATTCACAGGGGCCATGATTATATACAATTTAAAAGAGTTAGGGAACCTTTCAATTCGCCCAGTTCATTTACAAAATATGAATCAGGTTGAAATAGAACTAAACACAGAATTGAAGAAGGACGAAGATACAGTCTCTCTCTATTATAGCGAACAAATACATAATCTTGATTATGGAAAGGATGTTGCAGCTGTATTGCAAAGCTCTTTTAATCTGTCGCAAAAGGGCAGTATACGTAAAGATGGCTATAATCGGATATGGTACTTATCGAACAATAGCGGGAACGAATTAATATTTAACTACAATTTAAAAAGTGGGACATGGGGAATGTTTCCCGAAAATTATGAAACCATCTCAATGACTGAGGAGGAATTAAACAGTTATAGAGAATATTATGAAGATTGGTTGCTATCTAGCGGGTTATTAGCCAAAAAAGCGAATTTTAGTACACAGGATAATAATACGCTACGGTGGGATATGAAGCAGTCTGTTAATAATATTGCTTTTGAAGACAAAGATTTTTTTGAAGGTTTTATTATGCTTATACCATCTCAAATGAATCAACTACCAATTGATGTATTTTATGATATGAAGGAAAATGTATTTGTCAGAGAAGTACAGATTATCAGTCCTTCACAAGCCTATGAAGAAATTCTGAATGGGAATTTTTATATGTATAATAATCTTAACGAGGGAGACAAATTAATAGTAAACGACTATGAACTTGACTATATTTACGATTCCAAAGGTTATTATCAGCCTGTTTATAAATTTACAGGGTTAGTTAACGACCAGCATTGGGAAGCATTAATTCCAGCTATTATAGACTGA
- a CDS encoding methionine ABC transporter permease: MPNVLRQYEAEIWRAISETFFMVGVSIVAAVLIGLPIGTYLFLCGKEKLLENRVVYNILNLAVNTIRSFPFLLLVVFLIPFTRLIVGTAIGTVAATVPLSIIAIAHYARLVEQSMLDVPKGVIEAAVSMGASVRRIIFSFLFVEARSGLVLGLTTSIVSFISYSTIMGVVGGGGIGDFAIRYGYQQFKTDLMLYMILIMIILVQLIQMIGTTAARWLDKR; this comes from the coding sequence ATGCCTAATGTGTTACGTCAATATGAAGCCGAAATTTGGCGGGCAATCAGTGAAACATTTTTCATGGTCGGAGTGTCAATTGTAGCTGCCGTGTTAATCGGATTACCAATCGGTACATATTTATTTCTTTGCGGGAAAGAAAAGTTGCTTGAAAACCGTGTCGTTTACAACATACTAAACTTAGCGGTGAATACGATTCGCTCATTTCCATTTCTGTTGCTGGTCGTATTCTTGATTCCCTTTACAAGGCTCATTGTCGGTACGGCAATCGGTACGGTTGCGGCAACAGTTCCGTTATCGATTATCGCCATTGCCCATTATGCAAGGCTTGTCGAACAATCGATGCTTGATGTGCCAAAAGGTGTAATTGAGGCTGCTGTTTCAATGGGTGCTTCAGTACGGCGGATTATTTTCAGTTTTCTTTTTGTAGAAGCGCGTTCAGGCCTAGTGCTCGGCTTGACGACTTCGATTGTCAGCTTCATTTCTTATTCCACAATAATGGGTGTAGTTGGCGGTGGCGGAATCGGTGACTTTGCGATTCGTTATGGTTATCAGCAATTCAAGACAGACCTAATGCTTTACATGATTTTAATTATGATTATTTTGGTGCAGCTTATTCAAATGATTGGTACGACTGCAGCAAGATGGTTGGACAAAAGATAG
- a CDS encoding DUF3147 family protein has translation MYLLIKIISSAAIIGIVTELARRYPVYGGILAALPLISILSIIWLTVQGETTQNINKFTLGVLAGFPATMVMLFVIYFALKQSVHLTLAISLGVVAWGIFLVAQKYIMAAFIS, from the coding sequence ATGTATTTGCTAATAAAAATTATAAGTTCGGCTGCCATTATTGGTATCGTAACGGAATTGGCAAGACGATATCCTGTTTATGGTGGCATTTTAGCTGCCCTACCTTTAATTAGCATATTAAGTATCATTTGGTTAACGGTTCAAGGGGAAACTACTCAAAACATCAACAAATTTACACTGGGCGTTCTAGCAGGATTTCCAGCAACAATGGTAATGCTATTTGTGATTTATTTCGCTTTGAAGCAATCTGTTCATTTAACGCTAGCAATTTCACTAGGAGTAGTTGCTTGGGGAATATTTTTAGTAGCTCAAAAATATATAATGGCAGCATTTATTTCGTAA
- a CDS encoding methionine ABC transporter ATP-binding protein, translating into MIQLQQVTKKFGSFVAVQDVTLTIAKGEIHGLIGASGAGKSTLLRLMNLLEVPDSGAVIINGQQLTALKNAELREARKSIGMIFQHFHLVANKTVHDNVEIALVLANYPKKLRKARVIECLKFVGLEQLAGQYPAQLSGGQKQRVAIARALANETAILLCDEPTSALDANTSAEILRVLQKVNDELGVSIVLVSHELDVVKSICHRATVLDAGQIYETVELTPSGILETNHHPQSFVDQLVKGGIGHA; encoded by the coding sequence GTGATACAATTACAGCAAGTCACAAAAAAATTTGGTTCTTTCGTCGCTGTACAGGATGTGACGTTAACGATTGCTAAAGGAGAAATTCACGGGTTGATCGGGGCGAGCGGTGCCGGAAAATCAACATTGCTGCGTCTAATGAACTTGCTTGAAGTTCCGGACAGTGGAGCTGTTATCATCAATGGTCAGCAGCTAACAGCTTTAAAAAATGCGGAACTTCGTGAAGCGAGAAAATCAATCGGAATGATTTTTCAACATTTTCACCTTGTCGCAAATAAAACCGTCCATGATAATGTAGAAATTGCACTTGTCCTGGCAAACTATCCTAAAAAGCTACGGAAAGCGCGTGTTATCGAATGCCTGAAGTTTGTCGGGCTGGAACAGTTGGCAGGTCAATATCCGGCCCAGCTGAGCGGCGGGCAAAAGCAGCGTGTGGCGATTGCAAGAGCACTTGCGAACGAGACGGCGATCCTACTCTGTGATGAACCAACTTCCGCACTCGATGCGAATACCTCTGCGGAAATATTGCGCGTTTTACAAAAGGTCAATGATGAGCTCGGTGTGTCGATTGTGCTTGTCAGTCATGAGCTTGATGTTGTTAAAAGTATTTGCCATCGTGCTACTGTGCTGGATGCGGGGCAAATATACGAAACAGTTGAGTTAACACCTAGTGGCATACTTGAAACGAACCATCATCCGCAAAGCTTCGTCGATCAGCTCGTGAAAGGTGGAATCGGACATGCCTAA
- a CDS encoding MetQ/NlpA family ABC transporter substrate-binding protein → MKKRWMLSVAAVLALVGCGQNEETETNKEVEKEETTLKVASLISPMTDILELVEPKLEEQGIDLEIVVLGDNVQPNSALAAKEVDANFFQHVPYMEEFNRNNDANLVPIQPIYFANYGVYAKNYDSIEEMPEGATVAIANDISNVDRSLMLLAQHGVITLKEKTDVYYTLASVEDNPKNLQFKEVDLLMLARMYDDADAVVMTPAYAAPLNLTPKSDALLTEGVENDFAITLVAREDNKDDEAIKKLAEAMTSEEVRNFLTENYDETATPAFE, encoded by the coding sequence GTGAAAAAAAGATGGATGTTAAGTGTAGCAGCAGTACTTGCTTTAGTGGGCTGCGGACAGAATGAAGAAACAGAAACGAATAAAGAAGTGGAAAAGGAAGAGACAACGTTAAAAGTTGCATCATTAATTTCACCGATGACAGATATTTTGGAACTGGTCGAGCCGAAATTAGAAGAACAGGGCATTGATCTGGAAATTGTCGTATTAGGTGATAATGTACAGCCAAACAGTGCACTCGCTGCAAAGGAAGTTGATGCAAACTTCTTCCAGCACGTACCGTATATGGAGGAATTCAACCGTAACAATGACGCAAATTTAGTACCGATCCAACCAATCTACTTCGCGAATTACGGTGTGTATGCTAAAAATTATGATTCAATCGAAGAAATGCCTGAGGGAGCAACAGTTGCGATTGCCAACGATATTTCAAATGTTGACCGTTCGTTAATGCTGCTTGCTCAGCACGGTGTCATTACATTGAAGGAAAAAACGGATGTGTATTACACATTAGCCAGCGTAGAGGACAATCCGAAAAATCTTCAGTTTAAAGAAGTCGATCTGTTAATGCTTGCACGTATGTATGATGATGCGGATGCAGTTGTTATGACCCCTGCCTATGCGGCACCTCTGAACTTAACACCGAAAAGTGATGCGCTGCTGACTGAGGGCGTGGAAAACGACTTTGCCATTACTTTAGTGGCACGTGAAGACAACAAGGACGACGAAGCAATTAAAAAGCTTGCAGAAGCGATGACAAGTGAAGAAGTGCGTAATTTCCTAACAGAAAACTACGACGAAACAGCAACACCAGCATTTGAATAA
- a CDS encoding GNAT family N-acetyltransferase has protein sequence MTALEIRKFNSENEELLNLLCSNEWPFHVKVQLEPETIKNEIEKGYYSEGRETFWIIENEQKLGVLIIDDIEDTIPLFDLRLTEEARGKGIGQKSLSWLKDYLYGEKGKIRIEGFTRADNLAMRKCFTKAGFVKEGYLRNAWENDDGTISDTVLYASIFEDWKDNKTTPIKLDEVPY, from the coding sequence GTGACTGCCTTGGAAATAAGAAAATTTAACTCGGAAAATGAAGAATTGCTTAATTTATTATGTTCCAATGAATGGCCTTTTCATGTAAAGGTTCAGCTAGAGCCGGAAACGATTAAAAATGAGATCGAGAAGGGCTATTATTCTGAAGGAAGAGAAACATTTTGGATTATTGAAAACGAACAAAAATTAGGAGTTTTAATAATCGATGATATTGAAGATACAATCCCTTTATTTGATCTCCGTTTAACAGAAGAAGCAAGAGGAAAGGGCATCGGTCAAAAATCGCTAAGTTGGTTAAAAGATTATTTGTATGGTGAAAAAGGGAAGATTCGAATTGAAGGATTTACTAGAGCAGATAATTTAGCGATGAGAAAATGCTTTACAAAGGCAGGCTTCGTAAAAGAAGGTTATTTACGCAATGCATGGGAAAACGATGACGGTACAATTTCAGATACGGTTTTGTACGCTTCCATTTTTGAGGATTGGAAGGACAATAAAACAACGCCGATTAAATTGGATGAAGTCCCTTATTAA
- a CDS encoding NADPH:quinone oxidoreductase family protein: protein MAENFKALVVNNEEQFTVDVKELSLNDLPEGDVLLKVEYSSINYKDSLAAIPDGNIVKSYPFVPGIDLAGTVISSENPQFKEGDKVIATSYEIGVSHFGGYSEYARIPSEWLVPLPEGLSLKEAMVIGTAGFTAALSVQRLEENNVTPEKGKVLVTGSTGGVGSFAVSILSKLGYEVEASTGKESEHEFLKSLGATSIVPREEVYDGKVRALGKQKWAAAVDPVGGEPLASLLSQIHYGGSVAVSGLTAGTKLPSTVFPFILRGVNLLGIDSVYCPMDTRLKVWNRLATDFKPDNLEQLIQQEITLEQLPEILPTLLKGQAKGRTIVKL, encoded by the coding sequence ATGGCAGAAAACTTTAAAGCATTAGTCGTCAATAATGAAGAACAATTTACAGTGGACGTAAAGGAACTTTCTTTAAATGATTTACCTGAAGGAGACGTGCTGCTTAAAGTAGAGTATTCTTCTATTAATTATAAAGATAGTTTAGCAGCAATTCCGGATGGCAACATTGTGAAAAGCTATCCATTTGTACCGGGCATTGACTTGGCAGGAACGGTCATTTCATCGGAAAACCCGCAATTTAAAGAAGGCGACAAAGTGATCGCGACAAGCTATGAAATCGGGGTTTCTCATTTTGGCGGATATAGTGAATACGCACGAATCCCATCTGAGTGGCTTGTTCCACTGCCGGAAGGACTTTCATTAAAGGAAGCGATGGTCATCGGAACAGCCGGCTTTACCGCAGCTTTATCAGTACAACGTTTAGAAGAAAATAATGTAACGCCTGAAAAGGGAAAAGTGCTAGTAACTGGTTCTACAGGCGGAGTTGGAAGTTTTGCCGTTTCGATTCTGTCAAAGCTTGGCTATGAAGTAGAAGCGAGCACTGGGAAAGAATCGGAACACGAGTTTTTAAAAAGCCTTGGTGCGACTTCGATCGTTCCGCGTGAAGAAGTATATGACGGTAAAGTTCGCGCATTAGGAAAACAAAAATGGGCAGCTGCGGTCGATCCTGTTGGTGGTGAGCCATTAGCATCATTACTTAGTCAAATTCATTACGGCGGATCCGTTGCAGTCAGCGGATTAACTGCAGGTACAAAACTTCCGTCAACGGTATTCCCGTTTATTTTACGCGGTGTTAACTTACTAGGGATTGATTCTGTATATTGCCCGATGGATACACGATTGAAGGTTTGGAACCGTTTAGCAACAGATTTCAAACCGGATAACTTGGAGCAATTAATTCAGCAAGAAATTACGCTTGAGCAACTTCCGGAAATTCTGCCAACCTTATTGAAGGGCCAGGCAAAAGGAAGAACAATCGTGAAGCTGTGA
- a CDS encoding MarR family winged helix-turn-helix transcriptional regulator, which yields MVQDINKYFTDIYFNLHPVQEEVISHQSVRILQMVQKQQYVVIRDIAEQLSISHNTASEHVKKLVSNGWLYKERSDEDQRKVYLHLTEIGSEILKKNTELDENKLQVALSRLSTNEREKIIEAFRLLSEVSK from the coding sequence GTGGTTCAAGATATAAACAAATACTTTACGGACATTTATTTCAATTTACATCCCGTACAAGAAGAAGTGATTTCGCATCAAAGTGTCCGCATTTTACAAATGGTTCAGAAACAGCAATATGTCGTGATTCGTGACATTGCTGAGCAATTATCAATTTCACACAATACAGCATCAGAACATGTGAAAAAATTAGTGAGTAATGGGTGGTTGTATAAAGAGAGGTCGGATGAAGACCAACGAAAAGTGTATTTACATTTAACAGAAATAGGTTCAGAAATATTAAAAAAGAATACAGAATTAGATGAAAATAAACTGCAAGTCGCACTTAGCCGATTATCGACTAATGAAAGAGAAAAGATTATTGAAGCATTTCGACTTTTAAGTGAGGTATCAAAATAA